The Camelina sativa cultivar DH55 unplaced genomic scaffold, Cs unpScaffold00456, whole genome shotgun sequence genome contains the following window.
TGCAAAAATGTGATTAACATGCATGTACTGGTTATCAGAACAGATTtgaatcctttatttttttaaaaagaagccATTATAGTTTACTCAACGTTACATTAAAACTggaaacacacaaaaccaaaGACTTATTCAAGAACACAATGAACACACACATGCACAGTACAACATGGTACTATACGAGAGACTAGACAGAAAGAAGAGTAAGTAAAGACGATACTGGATCGAGGATTGAGTTACGAGACTAGATCGTTCAGCAATGTCTGGTACAGAAGCAACGACGACGGAATCCACGACAATTGCCTCCTGAAAAGCCTTCATTGTGGCACACGTTTCTGCAGTTTGTTTCGCTGAAGCATTTACCCTTGAACCTATGGCTCTTTGACTCACACGTGCGTGCCTCCACCGTGACTGGACCCATCCctagataacaaaaaaataacttaattaGTAGTTTAGTACTGCTATAGCCTAGTTTCATGTCCTCATGCATGTCGCATATTACTTAATCTTTAAAGCAATTTATACAAGAATTTGAATATAATAGCTAGTTAAGATGTCAAcagtatttaataaataaaaaagaccACTTAAAATATTAGCATCTTCACCAGAACAGTCGGTATTAACCACATATATTGAATTTTTTCATAAAGGgaaaccataaatatatatgatgtgTTATCATAACCAAAtgacaaataaagaagaaatgGGTAGCAAAGTTAGATATTAGGCAATGAGTAACGACGAACCTGTGGCCACAAATATCATGAACAAGACAAGAACGGCTGAGATCAAACGTATAGAGAGCTTCATTTTTAGAGAAAAGAAGAGTTGAGTAAGAGAGAGACAGCTTTGGAAAGAAGTGAGTCTGTGAGTGTGTAGTTTGCTAATGAGGAAGATGGCACTATATATAGGGACTAAAGAGATAATTGATTAGAATATTAGATAGTTGcgttttaaagtattttttagatatttttgggTAAATATCGTCTTTATCttcatttgaatttttaaaacagtCCTGACATTTGTAAATATCGTCTTTTTTATTGCTTTTCacattttctttgctttgtaATTTTGTCGATTTGTATTTTGCTTTACAGCTGCTGCCATAAACGTTAATTTGGTCCTTAACGCAAGTGACACGATGCACCGAGAACTCCTACCGTTTCGACAAGTCATCGTTGAACCAATAAAACCAAATTCTATTTCAGAAAAAAcgtatataaaaagaaaattaaaaatagagttAGTCAAAATATTGTGGAATCCACAATAGTAGTGGCCACATCAGAAGTAACGACAAGAGGAATAGTCAAGCATAAGTCAAGTAGTTTTGATACCAATATGAAAACATTACTAGCTAGTTGTATAAACTTAACATTTGGTATTTTCGAGAGgattattggttctatgattttaatggatttggaaatccaaacaaaaatcatgtgttattcaatcattgattttaaaatacttatcaaaatgatgtgttattggttctatgatttacaaatactttgttaaaatctcatgttattcatttaatgatttgtttttggatttcaaaattcgtaatatgttttaaatggatttgtatggatttgaaagtgtaaaatagaaggattcaaatccaaggataaaacatgttatttcaaaatccatgtattttgatttctagaatttacaatttcatatggatttagaaatccatGTATATCCACTGTAACAAAGTACTAAGATTTGTGTTATCAgacaaaaaataactaaaatttgttAGAAAGTTACACTTTGTTACTCCTTGCTATCTCCACCAATTAACATCCACGAGTATAATTTTGTATCGCATACACACTCCACGCTTCATTCTCTAGAGATGGTTCGAATTGTTGTGGCATCCCAAGATATATGTtcaagtttttatcttttttattcgATCAGAATTCTCTTCAATGTGAAATATGAAACTGATGCGTCAAATAATTCTCAAACGGAATGTATAGCATACTTGTAGTTGTAACAATGGGCTTAACTTGTAGATAAAGGTTATTAGAACATAGATTCGAATACTTTAATTACTAGAACAAAAAACCTATTGGTTTTTTAACATTACATTAAAATCGGAAACAGACGAACCAAAGACTTATTCgagaacacacacacatgtacGGTACGGCCATGGTACCGTACGGAAGataagatgagaaagaagtaaCACACACGACGATGGATCGAAGATTTAAGTTATGAGAATCAGCATTGTCTGGTGCAGAAGCAACGACGACGGAGTCCACGGCAATTACCTCCGTCAAAGCCTTCGTTGTGGCACACGTTTGCGCAGTTTGTTTCGCTGAGGCATGTACCCTTGAACCTATGGCTCTGTGACTCACAAGTGCGTGCCTCCACAGTGACTGGACCCATTCCTAGACAACATTAGCACTTGGTTTAGACCATAGCTAGCTTAACTTTCGAAGTGACTACAGTGAACTATTATAAAAGTTGCTTTGCTAGATAAACCACAAGAACTATCGATAGAAACCATAAATAAGACGTAGGCTATCTGTGTGCATATGatagattagatttttttttgtcgaaaatgATATATTAGATTATAAGAAACAAACCTGTGGCGACAAAAATCATGAACATGATGAGAACAGCTGAGATCAAACGCATAGAGAGCTTCATTttcagagagatagagagactaaatatttttagagtttgctcaaaaaaaaaaaaaaaaatttagacttCAAGTGTGTTGGTAATGAGAAAAATCAATGGCACAACTATATAGAGAGTAAAGAGGTGTAATCAAtgattttcttttcacatatggaataataatttatttttatttttggaggTATTCACTTTTGATTTTAACAAGAGTGTTGTGAATTTGACCATTTATTTGCTTTACCGACACTTTC
Protein-coding sequences here:
- the LOC104773114 gene encoding defensin-like protein 2; the protein is MKLSIRLISAVLVLFMIFVATGMGPVTVEARTCESKSHRFKGKCFSETNCRNVCHNEGFSGGNCRGFRRRCFCTRHC
- the LOC104773115 gene encoding defensin-like protein 2; translation: MKLSMRLISAVLIMFMIFVATGMGPVTVEARTCESQSHRFKGTCLSETNCANVCHNEGFDGGNCRGLRRRCFCTRQC